A stretch of the Fusobacterium varium genome encodes the following:
- a CDS encoding ABC transporter ATP-binding protein — MLKKIKKLFSKEEIKKLLGITVFSIIISLSEVVGLSTIVPFMAMVTNQNIIFENKYLKLIYNFFGFESTKNFILYFGITIVIIFLIKNVLNIFFNYILVSFTRNNYFTFTNRLMNNYLKYPYQNFVKKNSNDLMKNITTEANFLVILIQYFLMMLSEICVVLFIYLLMLYVDLKITLFVSIFMGINILLIKHLILNKTKKWGMERSKAIEEYYQIIGSTFGNYKFIKLQSNDEKIMGNFQNSCNKYIEVDKKHMTSQPVPRLILEFLGFSVVVTLIIFSVIVYDENGLAKIMPVISIFFIGLYRILPSVNRIIIYYQTILFYKKSLDIIVDELESETENIENNFIEFNKNIELKNICFKFEEEKEVLKNINLNIFKGEKVAFVGESGSGKTTLVDLITGLYKPKNGDVYLDDIKLEDKNISYWRQSIGYIPQEVYLFDGTIADNVVFNREYNEEKLIESLKKARIWEFLKRKEGIKTIVGDRGIMLSGGQKQRIAIARALYDNPEVLVLDEATSALDSETEEEIMKEIYDVSEDRTLIIVAHRLTTLKDCDRIFVINNGEVERIVKSVEEL, encoded by the coding sequence ATGTTAAAAAAAATAAAAAAACTTTTTTCAAAAGAAGAAATAAAAAAACTATTAGGAATAACAGTTTTTTCAATAATAATTTCTTTAAGTGAGGTAGTAGGACTCTCAACAATAGTTCCATTCATGGCAATGGTAACTAATCAGAATATAATATTTGAGAATAAATATTTAAAATTAATATATAATTTTTTTGGCTTTGAAAGTACTAAGAATTTTATACTTTATTTTGGAATAACAATAGTAATAATATTTCTGATAAAAAATGTTTTAAATATATTTTTCAATTATATATTAGTATCTTTTACAAGAAATAATTACTTTACATTTACAAATAGATTAATGAATAATTACCTGAAATATCCATATCAAAACTTTGTAAAAAAGAACTCAAATGATCTTATGAAAAATATTACAACAGAAGCTAATTTTTTAGTGATATTAATTCAATACTTTTTAATGATGTTAAGTGAAATATGTGTAGTACTTTTTATATATCTGCTAATGTTGTATGTTGATTTAAAAATAACTTTATTTGTTTCAATATTTATGGGAATAAATATACTTCTTATAAAGCACTTAATATTAAATAAAACAAAAAAATGGGGAATGGAAAGAAGTAAAGCTATAGAAGAGTATTATCAAATAATTGGATCAACATTTGGAAATTATAAATTTATAAAATTACAATCTAATGATGAAAAAATAATGGGTAATTTTCAAAATTCCTGTAATAAATATATAGAAGTTGATAAAAAACATATGACTTCTCAACCAGTACCAAGATTAATCTTAGAGTTTTTAGGTTTTTCAGTAGTAGTAACCTTAATAATATTTTCTGTAATAGTGTATGATGAAAATGGATTAGCTAAAATAATGCCAGTAATATCAATATTTTTTATAGGCTTATATAGAATACTTCCATCAGTAAATAGGATTATTATATATTATCAAACAATTCTTTTTTATAAAAAATCACTTGATATTATAGTTGATGAATTAGAAAGTGAAACTGAAAATATTGAAAATAACTTTATAGAATTTAATAAAAATATAGAACTGAAAAATATATGCTTTAAATTTGAGGAAGAAAAAGAAGTTTTAAAAAATATAAATTTAAATATTTTCAAAGGAGAAAAGGTAGCATTTGTAGGAGAATCAGGCTCTGGAAAAACAACCCTTGTAGATTTAATAACAGGGTTATATAAACCTAAAAATGGAGATGTATATTTAGATGATATTAAATTAGAAGATAAAAACATTAGCTATTGGAGACAAAGTATAGGATATATTCCACAAGAAGTCTATCTTTTTGATGGAACAATAGCAGATAATGTTGTATTTAATAGAGAATACAATGAAGAGAAATTAATAGAATCGTTAAAAAAAGCAAGAATATGGGAATTCTTAAAAAGAAAAGAAGGTATAAAAACAATAGTAGGAGATAGAGGAATAATGTTATCTGGAGGACAGAAACAGAGAATAGCAATAGCTAGGGCTCTTTATGATAATCCAGAAGTATTAGTACTAGATGAAGCTACTTCAGCATTAGATAGTGAAACAGAGGAAGAAATAATGAAAGAAATATATGATGTATCAGAGGATAGAACCTTAATCATAGTAGCTCATAGACTTACAACATTAAAAGATTGTGACAGAATCTTTGTTATAAATAATGGAGAAGTAGAAAGAATAGTAAAATCGGTAGAAGAATTATAA
- a CDS encoding putative transposase, producing MFFFYDRDLLTKLAYAVNDVFKYQFHNIKAKNQRIHKISKYSSKYFTNSDIIHYGLITVIHTFGRDLKWNPHIHAIVTLGGFNKNFQFLEKKYFHVNSIAGQWKKMVIDIVKSGNYDKPEIKAKAYAAANYLYRKNTRFFFNVAKNDLNNNIYAIKYIGRYLSRAPIAEYKIVDFYDNKVTFYYESLADDKQRIELTLDVETFLSKLIIHIPPKHFKMIRRFGIYSRNIKSELKNIMKFMRKYVSKYSNSTFYQLEIWNAFGVNPFYCFKCNARMKVKKISYFNIHTGSICWKEYR from the coding sequence ATGTTTTTCTTCTATGATAGAGACCTTTTAACTAAGCTTGCTTATGCTGTTAATGATGTTTTTAAATATCAATTTCATAACATTAAAGCAAAAAATCAAAGAATTCATAAAATTTCAAAATATTCCTCTAAATACTTTACTAACTCAGATATCATTCATTATGGATTGATTACTGTTATTCATACCTTTGGGCGCGATCTTAAATGGAACCCTCATATTCATGCTATTGTTACTTTAGGTGGATTCAATAAAAACTTCCAATTTCTTGAAAAAAAATATTTTCATGTCAATTCCATTGCTGGACAATGGAAAAAAATGGTTATTGATATTGTTAAATCTGGAAATTATGACAAGCCTGAAATTAAAGCTAAAGCTTATGCTGCTGCTAACTACCTTTATCGCAAAAATACAAGATTCTTTTTCAATGTTGCAAAAAATGATTTAAATAATAATATTTATGCAATTAAATATATTGGCAGATATCTGTCAAGAGCTCCTATCGCAGAATATAAAATTGTTGATTTCTATGATAATAAGGTTACTTTCTATTATGAAAGTCTTGCTGATGATAAACAAAGAATTGAGCTTACTTTAGATGTGGAAACATTTCTTTCCAAATTAATTATTCACATTCCCCCTAAACATTTCAAAATGATTAGGCGCTTTGGAATCTATTCTAGAAATATTAAATCAGAACTTAAAAACATCATGAAATTCATGAGAAAATATGTCTCTAAATATTCCAATTCTACTTTTTATCAACTTGAAATATGGAACGCTTTTGGAGTAAATCCTTTTTATTGTTTTAAATGTAATGCCAGAATGAAAGTTAAAAAAATATCATATTTTAATATACATACAGGCTCCATTTGCTGGAAAGAATATCGCTAA
- a CDS encoding putative transcriptional regulator: MKLFVKIQQLRKQNGMSQEKLAQLLGVSRQSVSKWESGQSLPEIDKIIQLSNIFEVTTDYLLKDVPEEKCIDILRKEKEKDVLSHHTSLMFKIGFTMFSVGVIAIAVFWILSIVYPTYRVMWDGTLLTGFSGFLILHEVTPVFIFFCIVGTIGLGTIILEKKNKKIKV; encoded by the coding sequence ATGAAACTGTTTGTAAAAATACAACAATTGAGGAAGCAGAATGGAATGTCACAGGAAAAATTAGCTCAGTTACTGGGAGTTTCAAGACAGTCAGTTTCTAAATGGGAATCAGGACAGTCACTTCCAGAGATAGATAAAATAATACAGTTAAGCAATATTTTTGAAGTGACTACTGATTATTTATTAAAGGATGTGCCTGAAGAAAAATGTATAGACATATTAAGAAAAGAAAAAGAGAAAGATGTATTATCTCATCATACTAGTTTGATGTTTAAAATTGGATTTACAATGTTTTCAGTTGGAGTGATAGCTATAGCAGTATTTTGGATACTGTCTATAGTATATCCTACATATAGAGTCATGTGGGATGGAACACTTCTAACTGGATTTTCAGGTTTTTTGATATTACATGAAGTAACTCCTGTTTTTATATTTTTCTGTATAGTTGGAACAATTGGATTAGGGACAATAATACTTGAAAAAAAGAATAAAAAAATTAAAGTATAA